In the Gossypium arboreum isolate Shixiya-1 chromosome 10, ASM2569848v2, whole genome shotgun sequence genome, one interval contains:
- the LOC108451034 gene encoding uncharacterized protein LOC108451034 codes for MESADHHQKIDAKDLSLVPDLVLPPKFKMPEFKKYNGTNCPEAHITMFCRRMTGYVNNDQLLIHCFQDSLVGEASKWITLQNMEKKSNESFRQYTQRWREVAIQVQPPLLEKETTMLFINTLKAPFITHMLGSATKSFSNIVMTGEMIENVVRSGKIELGESARKSVPRKRDNEVNNTSTFNKGQSKSFTINQPKMVTTNQQSPESNARKNTERPQFTPIPMTIGSCTEHINAHVVSPFYLEPLQPPYPKWHSIENCTAFKKVVERLIKVGIVRFDNSAMPNVAGNPLPNHTNQGVNGISEGKNKKIKCEVVKFKTLLRQVWREMVMRGLIALDLGRESKEERNYCEFHNEVGHEIQECVEFRALVQNMINNKEIEFYEETKNPVEGDICASEGESMRPAVFLYKDSKRVPWNYDCNVTIPGKESLVDTLKKDQDRGSYTRSWRRYDTASEKAQPVKGKALVVKGVKEKATKSELSVNELVNEEEAKEFLKFLKHSEYSMVEQLRKQPARISVLALLLSSEVHRSALMKVLNETYVANDISVNKLDRLVSNISVDNYIFFNDDEIPPGGMGSTKALHITIRCKGYTLPVVLIDNGSALNVLPLTTLNRLPVDSSHMKECQNIVKAFDGTERKVIGRIERPWIHLAGAVPSSLHQKLKLVSEGRLITINAEEDIIATVSNNAPYLGTDDEAIECSFRSLEFVNATFIAEGSKILVPKLSKTTRMSLQLTIGKEALPGSGLGRHLQGRVETPMPKDKRDRFGLGFKSNAKQRRRELGKKQERRRARLTGEEIKWEPMTFPHISKTFVSGGIIHPERDTPMTRAIEERLESLDINVICEEETEERICRAFASARLEVFWTTGLRKRFL; via the exons ATGGAGAGCGCGGATCATCATCAAAAGATTGATGCCAAGGATCTGAGCCTGGTCCCAGATTTAGTCCTCCCCCCTAAATTCAAAATGCCTGAATTCAAGAAATACAATGGAACAAACTGCCCTGAAGCCCACATCACCATGTTTTGCAGGCGAATGACGGGATATGTTAACAATGACCAGCTACTAATccactgctttcaagatagtctggttGGAGAGGCGTCTaagtg GATCACTCTCCAGAATATGGAAAAAAAGTCAAATGAAAGTTTTAGACAGTATACACAAAGGTGGAGAGAGgtggccatacaagttcagccgCCACTTCTAGAAAAAGAGACAACAATGCTCTTTATTAACACCTTGAAAGCCCcttttatcactcatatgttgggaAGTGCCACCAAGAGCTTCTCTAACATAGTGATGACGGGAGAAATGATCGAAAATGTTGTAAGGAGCGGCAAGATAGAATTGGGAGAAAGTGCTAGGAAGTCAGTCCCGAGGAAAAGGGATAATGAAGTGAACAACACAAGCACATTCAACAAGGGGCAGTCCAAATCATTTACCATAAATCAACCTAAAATGGTGACCACCAATCAACAAAGCCCTGAATCCAATGCAAGGAAGAACACAGAAAGGCCACAATTCACCCCTATACCTATGACGATAGGGAGTTGTACCGAACACATCAACGCTCATGTGGTATCCCCTTTCTACCTAGAGCCACTGCAGCCcccgtatcccaaatg GCATTCAATCGAAAATTGCACTGCATTCAAGAAAGTTGTCGAAAGACTCATTAAGGTGGGAATCGTGAGATTTGATAACTCAGCCATGCCCAATGTAGCAGGAAACCCACTCCCCAATCACACCAACCAAGGAGTGAACGGGATAAGCGAAGGCAAAAACAAGAAGATTAAGTGTGAGGTTGTGAAATTCAAGACTCTGTTGAGACAAGTGTGGAGGGAGATGGTCATGAGAGGTTTGATCGCGTTGGATTTGGGAAGAGAATCCAAAGAAGAGAGGAACTACTGCGAGTTCCACAATGAggtggggcatgaaatccaagagTGTGTGGAGTTCAGGGCCCTAGTGCAGAACATGATAAACAATAAGGAAATAGAATTCTATGAAGAGACTAAAAACCCCGTAGAGGGAGACATATGTGCGTCGGAGGGAGAGTCGATG AGACCTGCAGTCTTCCTTTACAAAGATAGCAAAAGGGTCCCATGGAATTATGATTGTAATGTGACAATTCCGGGGAAGGAAAGCCTGGTTGACACTTTAAAAAAGGACCAAGATAGGGGCTCCTATACACGTAGCTGGAGACGTTACGATACAGCGAGTGAGAAGGCACAGCCCGTAAAAGGAAAAGCCCTAGTGGTCAAAGGGGTGAAGGAAAAAGCGACCAAATCTGAACTTTCTGTCAATGAGCTAGTTAATGAAGAAGAGGCTaaggagtttttaaaattcctaaagcatagTGAATACAGCATGGTGGAACAGCTACGTAAACAACCAGCTCGTATCTCAGTGCTGGCCTTACTTCTAAGCTCGGAAGTTCATCGCAGCGCGCTAATGAAGGTCTTGAATGAAACGTATGTTGCCAATGATATCTCTGTTAACAAACTGGACCGATTGGTTAGTAACATAAGTGTCGACAACTATATCTTCTTCAATGACGATGAGATACCACCCGGTGGCATGGGGTCAACTAAAGCATTGCACATTACCATACGCTGTAAAGGGTATACGCTGCCAGTCGTATTGATTGACAACGGATCGGCTTTGAACGTCCTGCCATTGACCACACTAAACAGATTACCTGTagacagctctcacatgaagGAGTGCCAAAACATAGTGAAGGCATTTGATGGCACGGAGAGAAAGGTGATAGGCAGAATCGAG AGGCCCTGGATACATTTAGCTGGGGCAGTGCCTTCTTCGTTGCATCAAAAGTTGAAGCTGGTATCAGAGGGGAGGTTGATAACGATCAATGCTGAAGAGGATATCATTGCAACTGTGAGCAATAATGCGCCCTATTTGGGGACAGATGACGAAGCAATCGAATGTTCATTTCGATCTTTAGAATTTGTTAATGCAACCTTCATCGCTGAGGGAAGCAAAATTCTGGTGCCAAAATTGTCCAAAACCACGAGGATGAGCCTCCAGTTAACGATCGGAAAAGAAGCCCTACCCGGAAGTGGACTTgggagacatctgcaaggaaGGGTTGAAACGCCAATGCCGAAAGACAAGAGAGACCGCTTCGGTTTAGGATTTAAGTCGAATGCGAAACAAAGGAGAAGGGAGCTGggaaagaagcaagaaagaagaagagctCGATTAACGGGGgaggaaatcaagtgggaaccaATGACATTCCCTCATATATCAAAAACATTTGTATCCGGGGGAATCATTCATCCCGAGAGAGACACACCAATGACGAGAGCTATAGAAGAAAGGCTGGAAAGCTTGGACATCAACGTCATATGCGAAGAGGAGACCGAAGAGAGAATTTGTCGGGCATTTGCCTCTGCACGCCTGGAAGTGTTCTGGACaactggactgcggaagagattcttGTAG